Part of the Bacteroidota bacterium genome, GGCGGAATTGCCGCGACTACGGCGCTGCTGATCGCCATCGACGAGCCGGTGTACAAGTCGTTCCGCGATTTCAGAAACGATCACACGTGGGTTCAGAAGACGAGTCCCATTGCTACGCAATTGGGCGAATTCTATGTTCCGTATGCAATCTCCGCGTTGTATTGCCTGAAGGGACTCGCGTTTGACGATGAACATGCGTTAGATACCGGGCTTCTCTCTGTGCAGGCGATGATTCACTCGGCTGTGGTAGTTCAGCTACTCAAGCATCTGTTCGGGCGGATGCGTCCCTACGTCAGAAACGGTGAAGATGTGTGGTACGGGCCGAGGATGTTCTTCAAGAGATACAGCGGCGGGTTCTCGAGTTACGACGCGTTTCCGTCGGGACACACAATAACGGCCTTCAGTCTGGCCGCCGTTGTAGCCGAACGCAGCGAGCACACGTGGGTCAAAGCAAGCGCATATTCGCTGGCAGGACTCTGCGGCCTGTCGCGGCTTACCGAGCACGATCACTGGCTCTCCGACGTTGTGGTCGGCGCGGCAATGGGAATAGCTATCGGTAAACTTGTCGCGCGTAATTATCAGCAGGATGTTATCGTAACGCCTTCGTTCGGTTCACGCGGGCCCGGTATCAGTGTCGTGTTCAATTATTGATGGGATGTGTGAGAATGAGAAGATGTTGTTTCACACTGTTGGTTTCTTTCTTAGTCACCACGGCACACTCTTCGGGCAGTGTCGTGATCAAGGATTCGACAACGGTTGTTGCGGCGGTTGCCGATTCATTGCTTATGCCGTACCAGCCGATCAGGTCACACGATTTGAAATGGTACACGATGTTCCAGCGCATCCCCGGCGATTGGGTGACGTTCGCCAACAGGAATTTCCGCGAAGAGAAAATCCCCATCATCGGCGGCATAACGGCACTTACCGCCTTCGCCGTCTGGACTGACCAGCCTGTGTGGGAAGCATCCGACCGATGGTACAAAAGCTCGAAAACCGTGAAAAACCTGAGCGATTTCTTTGAATATTTGGGGGATGGAAAACCGCAGTTCGGGCTGGCGGCGGCATTCGGCGCGTTCGGGTATTTAGCGGAAGACGAGCGGGCACTCCGCACGGGAAGTCAGCTCGTGCAAACAATTCTCGCATGCGGAACCGTCATTCAAACTCTCAAACACATCACCGGACGCGAAAGTCCGTTCGTCTCATCGCGCATCAACGGCCGCTGGGTGTTTTTCCCCAATCAAATCGACTACCACAGAAAAGTCCCCTACTACGACGCTTTCCCTTCGGGACATATTGCGACTGCAACAGCCACCCTCACGGTGATCATGGAAAACTATCCAGAGTGGAAGCCGTGGCTTAAACCCCTTGCGTACTTCCTGATTGCCGGCATCGGCGTCGGACTCTCCAACACGGGCATTCATTGGTGGAGCGACTTCCCGCTCGGCATTGCGCTCGGCTATGAGTTCGGCATGATCGCCTCGCATCCCGAAGGCTTGCCCCTCAGCGATTCGGACGGAGATAACTCACCCCGCATGAGCCTGCTGCCGCATATCTCTCCGGTGGGACAGGGTGTGACGTTGTCGTTGAGGTTTTGAATTGGCGATCCCGACCGAAGCTTGACTTTGGAGTTGGGATTCGGTAAGCTTACCAAAGACAACAGGCCGGGCAACCAACCGGCAGACTGTTCATGAACACATCAACCCGTAGACCTTATTGATAGCAAACATAACAACAATCTATCGATATGCGAGTTTCGAATCCTTTGTCGATACGATTCTTAGAAAGACTCTCACCTTTGTTCACCCGAGTTTATGGGATGACCCTTATGAATTGCATTTTCTTTACCAAGAGATTGAACACAAATTTCGAAATTCACATGGAGAATTCAATCAGGATGTAATCGGCGCAATTCTGCAATACGTCATTGCAAAGAAGCTCTATGCTCAAGCTTGGACATTAATCGGTGAAAGCGATGCATTGTGGCGGATCTACTCACATGGTGGCACATCTGTTAGAATTGCAGTCGAAAAAGACAAAATCAAACTGTTGCAGGATGTTGAACTTGTCGAAGTCGACTACGTCGATAACTACGATGAAGTAGTAAGAACAAAGAAGGACTTTTACGGACTCATTGCTGCCAAGCGGAGAGCATTTCTCCACGAAAGGGAAGTCCGACTTGTAAAACACTACAAGTATTCAAGTGCTGACGATGCCAATGAACATTTAACTGCTTTCTTGGCACTAGGCGGCAATTTGAACCAATATTTTGAAAACATCGACGTGGAACATATAGGGGAAGAGGTCGATAGGCTAGTGAAAAGGACAAATCTCAATCTTCAAGACAAGACACAGAATGTGAGTTTTGCTGGAATTGAGAACTTTATTGACTCCGTCATGCTAAATCCACTTGCTCCTGAATGGTTGGACAAGACACTGGAGTTATTCTGCGGTAGATACGATCTACGGTACTTAGGGAAGTCAACTTTGTACAAGAAGTAAAACCAATTTGCGTATAACAAGCGGCTCCCACCGCAAGGTAAGCACGGAGGGTCTTTGACAACCCGAGCGAATGAGCGGAGTACAATCTAATTCCAACACACAAAGAAAATAAATCAATCATATCTCCCCGCGCATTCTGCGTGGCGGAGAGTTTTCGTTGCGGCACGTCCACAGTGGCGGGATTCTCGATTCGACCACGGTTTTGCTGGATAGCGCCAAAACCTGACGAATCGGGACTAGTGCCGTTCCAACAAAATGATTAAACAATGCTGAATGTTATAGTTGTTGAATTGCCACGAGCTTCAGGTCGTGGTATTGTTTTCCCTCCCGGCGAACGGGAGGGCTTTAGCCCTACTTTACGGGTGAACTGTGGGGGTTAAAACCCACAGAGATTTGGAGTTCATAGGAATCCACGAGCTAAAGCTCGTGGCAATTCAACCGTGCTCTGTATGTTCATTTAGTTGTAGAAGCACTAGTTGCGGGGCGTTAGGCATTTTTGCATAAGGAGAACATGGAGATCATCTATTTTATCATTCCTCTGTTTCCTCTTCTAATTAGATTTCTGTTCATTGGCTTGGTAGCAAGAGAGCTAGGAGAATTACTTCCGGAAGAAGAAAACGACCGTACCGAGATTAGAAGTTATATTCTTGCCTTGGCTGGATTTAGCTTCACTGCCTTGGTGGCTCTGGCTCTCTTAGAACCCACCTTGCAAAGGAATATTCAATACCCGATATATTATGTGTTCTTGAGCTTTATTTTCTATTTCTTTGCACAAAACTTGCAGGGCTACAAGAATAAAAGATGGCACGACGTCATTAGCGATGCCCTCATTGAAACTGCGTCGCTCTGCCTAATCCTGACGGTTGTAGCTTTGTTGTTAGTTACCAACCTCAATACGGTCTTTGTATATTCGGTCACAGTATTAGCTCTGTCTATGTGGCTGTTGGATTTCATAATACGACTTTGTATCCAAATTGACTACCTAGAGAACAAGGAGGCCAAAGATGGCGCAAGATGAACGACGAGACGACAACAGCGGGGCGAGCAATGATAAGAGGAAAATCAAGCTCGTGAATGAAGGAATCAACTTCCTCACATGCCCAATTCACAATATTAAACATCCTAAAGGCACGTCCTGCCCCAGGTGTGTCGCTGATAGAAGCAAAGACGGCTAGATAATGCTCGTTGGTTAATCAGAGAGAAAGGAGACAAGAATGGATGAGGAAAACAACCAGCAGGACCATGGCAACGATGATAAGAAATACCGAGGAATAAAAGGAATCACCTTCATTACTTGCCGCGTCCATGGTGTACCATATCCGAAAGGCTCAACTTGCCCTCAGTGCGATGCCGATAAACGCAAAAATGCGTAACAAACGGCTCCCACCAAAAAGTGAAGCACGGCCGGTCTTCAACAACCCAACCGAAGGACCGGAGGATAAATCAAACGCCATCGCGCAAAGCTGCCCGTACAGTCTGCTTACTTCGTGGGAGCAGACAAGCAGGCAGATTCTCCGGGAGTAATGAGTATGAAAGCAATGGTCCTCCACTCTCTCACGACTCTTGCGTCAAACCCGAAGCCCCTCTCGCTCGTCCACTTTCCTGTGCCGAAACTTCCTCTCGGAAAAATCCTTGTCAAAGTCTCGGCGTGCGGCGTATGCCATACCGAGATTGATGAGATTGAAGGAAGAACACCGCCGCCGCGCCTTCCCGTCATCCCGGGTCATCAGGTTGTCGGCAGAGTTGAAGAATCGGGGGAAGGCGTAACGATATTCAAGGTCGGGGATCGGGTCGGTGTTGCGTGGATTTTCTCGGCATGCGGAACGTGTTCCTTCTGCCGGGCGGGAAATGAAAATCTCTGTCCCGAATTCAAAGCAACAGGCCGCGATGCCAACGGCGGCTACGCGGAATACATGACGGTGCATGAAGATTTCGCCTACCCGATACCGGATGTCTTCTCCGATGCCGAAGCTGCGCCGCTGTTGTGTGCCGGAGCAATCGGCTATCGCTCGCTTCGTCTTTCACATCTCACCGACGGGCAGAAGTTGGGCCTCACTGGCTTCGGCGCGTCGGCGCATCTTGTGTTGAAGATGGTACGGCACAGATTCCCGGGGACACGCATCTACGTCTTTGCCCGCAGCGAACAGGAGCGGGCGTTCGCCAAAGAACTCGGCGCAGTCTGGACGGGTGATTCCTCCGATGCAGCCCCCGATCAACTCGATGCCATCATCGACACGACGCCCGTTTGGTCGCCGGCTGTTGATGCACTGAAGAACCTCGCTCCCGGCGGCAGACTCGTCATCAACGCCATCGGAAAGGAAGATGCCGACAAGCAACATCTTGCGCAGATTGACTACTCAACGCATCTTTGGATGGAGAAGGAAATCAAATCGGCAGCAAACGTCACGCGGCGGGATGTGAGCGAGTTTCTGCAGCTTGCCGCCGAAATCCCGATCAAGCCGGAAGTGCAGGAATATCCTCTGGAAGCTGCAAACGAAGCCTTGATGGAGTTGAAGCAGAGAAAGATTCGCGGGGCGAAGGTGTTGAGAGTCTCTTGAAGAAGATCCAACACAAAGGCACAAAGGTCACAAAGTTGATGAAAGAAAACTCTTCGTGCAGCTTCGTGCGCTTTGCGCCTTTGTGTTACATCTTTTTTCCCGGGTCAGCGAATCAGCAACGCCTTCCGCGTCAGCGTCGTTGTGCCGGTTGTGAGCCGGTAGAAATAGTGGCCGCTCGGCATCCCTCCGGCATTCCACTCCACGGAATAG contains:
- a CDS encoding phosphatase PAP2 family protein — its product is MIKDSTTVVAAVADSLLMPYQPIRSHDLKWYTMFQRIPGDWVTFANRNFREEKIPIIGGITALTAFAVWTDQPVWEASDRWYKSSKTVKNLSDFFEYLGDGKPQFGLAAAFGAFGYLAEDERALRTGSQLVQTILACGTVIQTLKHITGRESPFVSSRINGRWVFFPNQIDYHRKVPYYDAFPSGHIATATATLTVIMENYPEWKPWLKPLAYFLIAGIGVGLSNTGIHWWSDFPLGIALGYEFGMIASHPEGLPLSDSDGDNSPRMSLLPHISPVGQGVTLSLRF
- a CDS encoding phosphatase PAP2 family protein produces the protein MRKLLLSLFIAILYLPPAFAQAGSGQGDSYKQDIVADSVMSVQPATLQIPAVTETQPPSKVSKMFSGFWRDEAQIWTSPFRMDSEDLLWIGGIAATTALLIAIDEPVYKSFRDFRNDHTWVQKTSPIATQLGEFYVPYAISALYCLKGLAFDDEHALDTGLLSVQAMIHSAVVVQLLKHLFGRMRPYVRNGEDVWYGPRMFFKRYSGGFSSYDAFPSGHTITAFSLAAVVAERSEHTWVKASAYSLAGLCGLSRLTEHDHWLSDVVVGAAMGIAIGKLVARNYQQDVIVTPSFGSRGPGISVVFNY
- a CDS encoding zinc-dependent alcohol dehydrogenase family protein; translation: MKAMVLHSLTTLASNPKPLSLVHFPVPKLPLGKILVKVSACGVCHTEIDEIEGRTPPPRLPVIPGHQVVGRVEESGEGVTIFKVGDRVGVAWIFSACGTCSFCRAGNENLCPEFKATGRDANGGYAEYMTVHEDFAYPIPDVFSDAEAAPLLCAGAIGYRSLRLSHLTDGQKLGLTGFGASAHLVLKMVRHRFPGTRIYVFARSEQERAFAKELGAVWTGDSSDAAPDQLDAIIDTTPVWSPAVDALKNLAPGGRLVINAIGKEDADKQHLAQIDYSTHLWMEKEIKSAANVTRRDVSEFLQLAAEIPIKPEVQEYPLEAANEALMELKQRKIRGAKVLRVS